A genomic window from Glycine max cultivar Williams 82 chromosome 17, Glycine_max_v4.0, whole genome shotgun sequence includes:
- the LOC100814448 gene encoding probable N-acetyltransferase HLS1-like yields the protein MVDTFSIESRLLIREFDEDRDVKVVGKLEKNCEIGTKKGVSIFTNMMGDPLSRIRFYPLHVMLVAELLESKELVGVVRGCIKSMRTPSESLLKIGCILGLRVSPTHRRKGIGLKLVNSVEEWMLRNGAEYAFLATEKNNDASINLFTNKCKYVSLSSLVIFVHPIISFPAKHIPKDIKIEKVNMEQAISLYRRTLRAKELYPLDMDSILKEKLSLGTWVSYYKDEGCRLNLQRNMVESVDEDIITNEITSSWIIFSIWNTCEAYRLQLKKSQPLRFLHTTLNHARDKIFPCLRMSVSESLCTPFGFLFLYGLHGEGENLGELMESIWRFTSRLGESLKDCRVVITELGFGDALVNHVPLTASMSCIDDIWYTKRISSHSDENDDELLMKRQIGNVFVDPRDF from the exons ATGGTTGACACTTTCAGTATAGAGAGCAGGCTTCTTATAAGAGAGTTTGATGAAGATAGAGATGTTAAGGTGGTGGGGAAGCTTGAGAAGAACTGTGAGATTGGGACTAAAAAGGGGGTCTCCATTTTCACCAACATGATGGGTGACCCTTTATCTAGGATTAGGTTCTATCCCCTTCATGTTATGTTG GTGGCTGAGCTGCTTGAAAGCAAGGAGCTTGTCGGTGTGGTTCGAGGGTGCATTAAGAGTATGCGAACTCCTTCTGAATCATTGCTGAAGATAGGTTGCATACTAGGCCTTAGGGTCTCTCCTACACACag GAGAAAGGGGATAGGACTAAAACTTGTCAACTCAGTCGAAGAATGGATGCTGAGAAATGGGGCTGAATATGCATTCCTAGCAACAGAAAAGAACAATGATGCCTCTATAAACCTATTTACCAACAAATGCAAATACGTGAGCCTCAGCTCACTTGTCATATTTGTCCATCCAATTATTAGTTTCCCTGCAAAGCACATTCCTAAGGATATAAAAATTGAGAAGGTGAACATGGAGCAGGCAATTTCCTTATACAGAAGAACCCTTAGGGCCAAAGAGTTGTACCCATTAGACATGGATTCTATTTTGAAGGAGAAGCTCAGCTTGGGAACCTGGGTGAGTTATTACAAAGATGAAGGGTGCAGGCTCAACTTGCAGAGGAATATGGTAGAGAGTGTCGATGAAGACATAATTACCAATGAAATCACAAGCTCATGGATCATCTTTAGCATATGGAATACTTGTGAGGCTTATAGGCTTCAACTTAAAAAGTCTCAGCCACTTAGGTTTCTCCATACAACATTAAATCATGCAAGAGACAAAATCTTCCCTTGTCTGAGAATGTCGGTGAGTGAATCACTCTGCACACCCTTTGGGTTTCTCTTCCTCTATGGACTCCATGGAGAGGGAGAGAACCTTGGGGAGTTAATGGAATCCATATGGAGGTTCACATCAAGGTTGGGAGAAAGCTTGAAGGACTGCAGAGTGGTTATAACTGAGTTAGGGTTTGGGGATGCACTTGTAAACCATGTCCCTCTAACAGCTTCTATGTCATGTATCGATGATATCTGGTACACTAAGAGAATTTCAAGCCACAGTGATGAAAACGATGATGAACTGCTGATGAAGAGACAAATCGGGAACGTGTTCGTTGACCCTAGAGATTTTTAG